In one window of Kitasatospora sp. MMS16-BH015 DNA:
- a CDS encoding L-rhamnose mutarotase codes for MKRFAQSIRLRPEHREKYLELHSAVWPGVEAALHRARIRNYSIYLHGDVLFAYFEYHGEDFEADLAVLEADPETQEWWTHTDPCQEPWPDRGDSRQWTELTEVWHLGEPGGGA; via the coding sequence ATGAAGCGCTTCGCCCAGAGCATCAGGCTGCGACCCGAGCACCGCGAGAAGTACCTCGAACTCCACTCCGCCGTCTGGCCGGGGGTCGAGGCGGCCCTGCACCGGGCGCGGATCCGCAACTACAGCATCTACCTCCACGGTGACGTGCTCTTCGCCTACTTCGAGTACCACGGCGAGGACTTCGAGGCCGACCTGGCCGTGCTGGAGGCCGACCCCGAGACCCAGGAGTGGTGGACGCACACCGACCCCTGCCAGGAGCCCTGGCCCGACCGGGGCGACTCCCGCCAGTGGACGGAGCTCACCGAGGTCTGGCACCTCGGCGAGCCCGGGGGCGGCGCGTGA